From a single Kitasatospora azatica KCTC 9699 genomic region:
- a CDS encoding threonine/serine exporter family protein, with protein sequence MTPAPEGGAAAEAAAAEAASAETASGEAATGEAATEEAASGEAAFEETAEHPAPAADRDPEELDDFSVFAAFGGGSEDTLTPEVWRAVGYHPPSGAFPTLRQGAPGEAPWPDRMRTLLRTPMSERPAFERTAREAKTEATARSVPRVLDLTLRIGELLLASGESAEDVEAAMLGVTHAYGLDRCEPQVTFTLISISYQPSLVEAPVTSARVVRRRTSDYTRLAAVYRLVADITAEEITVNDAYRRLAVVRRNRHPYPAWLLSATAGLLAGAATFLVGGQVDAKAWLVFLNALVAAVVGDRLASMVAARGLPEFYQFVLAAMPAAASGILLSLNHLGLRGSVVITGGLFALLPGRALVAAVQDGLTGFYITAAARLLEVVYLVAGIVIGVMLILYAGVNVDAQLKPDESLIGVRNPPVQLVAAMLLTLAFAMLLQTSRRSLAMVTLNSGIGWAVYGVLAYNAKISAIVATGIAAGVVGLFGQLMARYRYASALPYVTAALGPLMPGSALYLGMLSFAQGHPSAGLVSVSRAAAIAMALAIGVNLGGEVARLFMKVPGPEALGGRLVPYLTGPRRAAKRTRGF encoded by the coding sequence CTGACGCCCGCGCCGGAGGGCGGGGCTGCGGCGGAAGCCGCTGCGGCGGAGGCCGCTTCGGCGGAGACCGCTTCGGGGGAGGCCGCCACGGGGGAGGCTGCCACGGAAGAGGCCGCTTCGGGGGAGGCCGCCTTCGAGGAGACCGCCGAGCATCCGGCGCCGGCCGCCGACCGCGACCCCGAGGAGCTCGACGACTTCTCGGTCTTCGCCGCATTCGGTGGCGGCTCCGAGGACACCCTGACCCCCGAGGTCTGGCGCGCCGTCGGCTACCACCCTCCCAGCGGCGCCTTCCCGACGCTGCGTCAGGGCGCGCCCGGCGAGGCCCCCTGGCCCGACCGGATGCGCACCCTGCTGCGCACCCCGATGTCCGAGCGCCCCGCCTTCGAACGCACCGCGCGCGAGGCCAAGACCGAGGCCACCGCACGCAGCGTCCCCCGGGTGCTCGACCTCACGCTGCGGATCGGCGAACTGCTGCTGGCCAGCGGCGAGAGCGCCGAGGACGTCGAGGCCGCGATGCTCGGCGTCACCCACGCGTACGGGCTGGACCGCTGCGAGCCGCAGGTGACCTTCACGCTGATCTCGATCTCCTACCAGCCCTCGCTGGTCGAGGCCCCCGTGACCTCCGCCAGGGTGGTGCGCCGCCGCACCTCCGACTACACCCGGCTGGCCGCCGTCTACCGACTGGTCGCGGACATCACGGCGGAGGAGATCACGGTCAACGACGCCTACCGCCGGCTCGCCGTGGTCCGCCGCAACCGGCACCCCTACCCGGCCTGGCTGCTCTCGGCGACCGCCGGTCTGCTGGCCGGGGCGGCCACCTTCCTGGTCGGTGGGCAGGTCGACGCCAAGGCCTGGCTGGTCTTCCTGAACGCGCTGGTCGCGGCGGTGGTCGGCGACCGGCTCGCCTCCATGGTGGCGGCGCGCGGACTGCCGGAGTTCTACCAGTTCGTGCTGGCCGCGATGCCGGCCGCCGCCTCCGGCATCCTGCTCTCGCTCAACCACCTGGGCCTGCGCGGCTCGGTGGTGATCACCGGTGGGCTGTTCGCGCTGCTGCCCGGACGAGCCCTGGTGGCCGCCGTTCAGGACGGCCTGACCGGCTTCTACATCACCGCGGCCGCACGCCTGCTCGAGGTGGTCTACCTGGTGGCGGGCATCGTGATCGGCGTGATGCTGATCCTCTACGCCGGGGTCAACGTCGACGCCCAGCTGAAGCCGGACGAGAGCCTGATCGGGGTCCGGAACCCGCCGGTCCAGCTGGTCGCGGCGATGCTGCTGACGCTGGCCTTCGCCATGCTGCTGCAGACCAGCCGCCGCAGCCTGGCCATGGTGACCCTGAACAGCGGGATCGGCTGGGCCGTCTACGGCGTGCTGGCCTACAACGCCAAGATCTCGGCGATCGTCGCCACCGGGATAGCGGCCGGTGTGGTCGGCCTCTTCGGACAGCTGATGGCCCGTTACCGCTACGCCTCGGCGCTGCCGTACGTGACCGCCGCGCTCGGCCCGCTGATGCCGGGGTCGGCGCTCTACCTGGGGATGCTCTCGTTCGCCCAGGGCCACCCGTCGGCCGGCCTGGTCTCGGTCAGCCGGGCGGCCGCCATCGCGATGGCGCTGGCCATCGGCGTGAACCTGGGGGGCGAGGTGGCCCGGCTGTTCATGAAGGTCCCGGGCCCCGAGGCGCTCGGTGGGCGGCTGGTGCCGTACCTGACGGGGCCGCGCCGCGCGGCGAAACGTACCCGCGGCTTCTGA